A single window of Candidatus Delongbacteria bacterium DNA harbors:
- a CDS encoding helix-hairpin-helix domain-containing protein, which yields MKIKTQDLILVFVLIVLIGIYTYNFYLRSDTNTPSFTLVIDNIENNIPENDSLNSKKNSLLISKSDSKYLNKFVSVDTLVSINEANLEELTTIPGVGIKTAERIVEYRKINGNFFSVDELEKVKGIGKKKIEKMKKYLKL from the coding sequence ATGAAAATTAAAACTCAGGATCTAATCCTAGTGTTTGTACTGATTGTACTCATCGGGATCTATACTTACAATTTCTATCTAAGGAGTGATACAAACACTCCTTCTTTTACTTTAGTTATTGACAATATTGAAAATAATATTCCTGAAAATGATAGCTTGAATTCAAAAAAAAATAGTTTGCTTATTTCCAAATCAGATAGTAAATATTTGAACAAATTTGTTTCTGTTGACACTTTAGTTTCCATAAACGAAGCAAATTTAGAAGAACTTACAACTATTCCTGGAGTTGGAATAAAGACTGCTGAAAGGATAGTTGAGTATAGAAAAATAAACGGCAACTTTTTTTCTGTGGATGAACTTGAAAAGGTAAAAGGTATCGGGAAAAAAAAGATCGAGAAGATGAAAAAATATTTGAAATTATAA
- the dnaJ gene encoding molecular chaperone DnaJ, with the protein MSKKDFYDILGVSKTSGKDEIKKAYKKMALKYHPDKNKDDKDAEEKFKEVAEAYSVLSDDNKRARYDRYGHEGLSGAGGGGGFSGFGFDFNDAESIFEQFFNFGGGSSRRRSSRSSGIKGSNLKISAEMTLEEIATGTTKKFKIKKLVTCSACKGSGAKNSSSVKTCSVCNGTGEVRRVQNSLFGQVVNVTACHNCEGTGKVITDKCPSCAGDGRVRAEDIVEVEIPAGVSEGQYLTVRGRGNAGKNGGPDGDIIVVIKELDHKYFHREEENIFYDLKLSISQAVLGAELEVPVINGKVKVKIIPGTQPGKMLRLTGKGIKRLHGYGSGDQIIRINVWIPENVSGRTKELFEELDKLDEINPQTEEKGFFEKIKDWFSW; encoded by the coding sequence ATGTCCAAAAAAGATTTTTATGATATTCTTGGAGTATCAAAAACATCGGGTAAAGATGAGATAAAAAAAGCTTATAAAAAGATGGCTTTAAAATATCATCCCGATAAGAATAAAGATGATAAAGATGCTGAAGAAAAGTTTAAAGAAGTAGCAGAAGCGTATTCTGTTTTATCTGATGACAATAAAAGAGCACGTTACGATAGATACGGACACGAAGGTTTGTCCGGTGCTGGTGGTGGTGGAGGATTTTCTGGTTTCGGCTTTGATTTTAATGATGCAGAATCAATATTCGAACAGTTTTTCAATTTTGGTGGAGGCTCTTCAAGGAGAAGAAGTTCCAGATCTTCTGGAATAAAAGGTTCTAATCTTAAAATCTCTGCTGAAATGACCTTGGAAGAGATAGCAACTGGTACTACTAAAAAATTTAAAATTAAAAAACTTGTTACCTGTTCAGCTTGTAAAGGAAGTGGGGCTAAGAATAGTTCATCTGTGAAAACCTGTAGTGTTTGTAATGGTACTGGTGAAGTTCGCAGAGTACAAAATTCACTTTTTGGGCAAGTTGTAAATGTTACAGCATGTCACAATTGTGAAGGTACGGGTAAAGTAATCACAGACAAATGTCCATCTTGTGCTGGTGACGGTAGAGTAAGAGCTGAAGATATAGTAGAGGTTGAAATTCCTGCTGGAGTAAGCGAAGGGCAATATCTAACGGTAAGAGGTAGAGGTAATGCTGGTAAAAATGGTGGACCAGATGGTGATATAATTGTTGTGATAAAAGAACTTGATCACAAATACTTTCATAGAGAAGAAGAAAATATTTTCTATGACTTAAAACTGAGTATCTCCCAGGCAGTATTAGGAGCTGAATTAGAAGTTCCTGTAATTAATGGTAAAGTTAAGGTTAAGATTATTCCTGGCACTCAACCTGGAAAAATGCTTAGACTTACCGGAAAAGGAATCAAAAGATTACATGGATATGGCTCTGGAGATCAGATTATTCGAATCAATGTGTGGATCCCTGAGAACGTTTCAGGAAGAACAAAAGAGCTATTCGAAGAATTAGACAAGCTTGATGAAATAAACCCACAAACTGAAGAAAAAGGTTTTTTTGAAAAGATAAAAGACTGGTTTTCGTGGTAA
- a CDS encoding 1-acyl-sn-glycerol-3-phosphate acyltransferase, translating to MPRKELKEWIPPKETYLFKIQGQLLCLMTSLFTFILMKILNKTTIYGQDIIDREKGPYIFASNHISMFDSGFIDGMVFYKKNLQGYDYAPYHTPEYNNFYRNFLLSYYMDHVKCIPLTRGKGIDQPAQKVVNEKLLNGGIVHIFPEGTRSRSGELLPAKGGVGKRIYETKVKVIPCYHEGMRGILPIGKYIPRIGNRVKISIGEPIYFDDLFAKDNVPDTWREIANRIMEHIKMLKDDLKEK from the coding sequence ATGCCAAGAAAAGAACTCAAAGAATGGATACCACCAAAAGAGACTTACTTATTTAAGATTCAAGGACAGCTTCTGTGCTTGATGACCTCATTATTCACATTTATTTTGATGAAAATTTTGAATAAAACAACGATATATGGTCAAGACATTATTGACAGAGAAAAAGGACCCTATATTTTTGCTAGCAATCACATATCAATGTTTGATTCAGGTTTTATTGACGGGATGGTTTTTTACAAGAAAAACCTTCAAGGATACGATTATGCTCCTTATCACACTCCGGAGTACAATAATTTTTACCGTAATTTCTTACTTTCCTACTATATGGATCATGTAAAGTGTATCCCTTTAACCAGAGGAAAAGGTATTGATCAACCTGCTCAAAAAGTCGTTAATGAGAAACTCCTAAACGGTGGTATAGTTCATATTTTTCCGGAAGGAACAAGAAGTCGATCAGGAGAATTACTTCCTGCTAAAGGAGGGGTTGGTAAAAGGATCTATGAAACAAAAGTTAAAGTTATCCCTTGTTATCATGAGGGCATGAGGGGAATTTTACCAATTGGCAAATACATTCCTAGAATTGGTAATAGAGTAAAGATAAGTATTGGTGAACCAATCTATTTTGATGATCTTTTTGCTAAAGATAATGTTCCAGATACATGGAGAGAGATAGCAAATAGAATAATGGAGCATATCAAAATGCTAAAAGATGATCTTAAAGAGAAATAA
- a CDS encoding winged helix-turn-helix transcriptional regulator: MNKEENSIDIRELSCEQEETIAGLTRTLKIIGHPLRLKILAIMQLKKCKVAGLVNCLNESQPIISQQIAILRNAGIIKGSREKNSITYKIADPFCKELIKKVIKTLENS; this comes from the coding sequence ATGAACAAAGAAGAAAACTCTATAGATATAAGAGAATTATCCTGTGAACAGGAAGAAACAATAGCAGGGTTGACAAGAACACTGAAAATTATTGGGCATCCTCTTAGATTAAAAATTCTGGCTATCATGCAATTGAAGAAATGTAAAGTAGCTGGGCTCGTAAACTGTCTCAATGAAAGTCAGCCTATTATTTCTCAACAAATTGCAATTTTGAGAAATGCTGGAATTATCAAGGGTTCCAGAGAAAAAAATAGTATAACTTATAAAATTGCGGATCCTTTCTGTAAAGAATTAATAAAGAAGGTGATAAAGACTCTTGAAAATTCATAG